From Tripterygium wilfordii isolate XIE 37 chromosome 13, ASM1340144v1, whole genome shotgun sequence, the proteins below share one genomic window:
- the LOC120012225 gene encoding stress enhanced protein 2, chloroplastic produces MATVARALRCELVVQKQSGKTEPAVSVPVQIPVPKKVRASEPDNGKIVLQPRLCTLRSYSSDRFGFVKTKRDGEDGVSRFFDTLSEYIESSKKSHDFEIISGRLAMIVFAATVTMEVATGNSVFRKMELQGIAEAAGVCLGAVTCAAIFAWFSSARNRVGNMFTISCNTFIDSLIDQIFDGLFYESEVSDWSDDI; encoded by the exons ATGGCCACGGTGGCGCGTGCACTTCGCTGTGAGCTGGTTGTTCAGAAACAATCGGGGAAGACGGAACCCGCTGTTTCGGTTCCGGTTCAGATCCCGGTCCCGAAGAAGGTTAGAGCGAGTGAACCTGATAACGGGAAGATTGTGTTGCAGCCCCGGCTATGCACGCTGAGATCGTACAGTTCGGATCGTTTTGGGTTCGTGAAGACGAAAAGGGACGGTGAAGATGGAGTGTCGCGGTTCTTCGACACTTTATCGGAATATATTGAGAGCTCCAAGAAGAGTCACGACTTCGAGATCATATCTGGTCGGCTCGCCATG ATTGTGTTTGCTGCAACGGTGACAATGGAGGTTGCGACTGGAAACTCTGTATTCAGAAAGATGGAATTACAGGGGATTGCGGAAGCAGCAGGTGTTTGTTTGGGAGCAGTGACTTGCGCTGCGATTTTCGCTTGGTTCTCCAGTGCGCGTAATAGAGTTGGTAATATGTTCACTATCAGCTGCAACACCTTCATTGATTCACTAATTGACCAGATTTTTGATGGCCTGTTCTATGAAAGTGAGGTTAGTGACTGGTCCGATGATATTTGA